The Moorena producens PAL-8-15-08-1 genomic interval TTCCACAGCAAACTACTAATAGCAGTTTTGTAACAGCAGCGGTGAATCGGGTGGGATCAGCAGTGGTGCGCATTGACACCGAGCGCACAGTTTCCAGGCGCGTCGATCCCTTTTTTGATGACCCCTTCTTCCGGCGCTTTTTCGGTGATGACTTTTCAGCCCAAATTCCCCAAGAAAGACGTTTACAAGGTCAAGGCTCTGGGTTTATTATTGATAACAGTGGCATTTTACTGACCAATGCCCATGTTGTGGAAAATGCCGATAAAGTAACCGTTACCCTCAAGGATGGGCGCAAGTTTAATGGTCAAGTCAAGGGTGTGGATGAATTCACCGACTTAGCTGTTGTCAAAATAAACGGTACTTCCTTACCCATAGCCTCTCTAGGGGATTCCAGTCAAGTTCAGGTTGGAGATTGGGCTATTGCTGTTGGTAACCCCCTAGGGCTAGATAATACAGTGACTTTGGGAATTGTCAGCACCATAGGACGCTCCAGCGCTCAGGCAGGTATTCCTGACAAGCGACTAGACTTTATTCAAACCGATGCAGCTATTAATCCTGGAAACTCTGGTGGTCCGTTGTTGAATGCGACAGGGGAAGTAATTGGCATCAACACTGCTATTCGGGCTAATGCCATGGGAATTGGTTTTGCTATTCCCATCAACAAAGTCAAAGAGATTTCCAACAAACTAGCCCAAGGACAAAAAGTTGTCCATCCATATATCGGCGTTCGGATGACAACCCTAACCCCGGAACTAGCACAAGAGAACAACAATGACCCCAATTCTGTTTTCCTATTACCAGAAGTCAATGGTGTCTTGGTAGTTCAAGTAATGCCGGATACACCAGCTGCTGATGCTGGTATGCGTCGTGGGGACATAATTGTTCAAATTGATGGAAGACCTGTTACTAATGCTACACAACTACAGCGCCTTGTGGAAAATAGTGGAGTAAATAAGGTACTAGAAATAAAAGTAAGGCGCGGTAAGCAGACTACTAGCGTGTTTGTTCGCACCGATGCACTAAAAAATCCTACTTAGTGATTACCGGGCTTAATCTAGAAGTGGTCAAACCCGAGGGAAGGTCTGCACATCCTTAAGGGTTGGCCTTCCTCCGGAATCAAAGCTAGGTTCAGAAGCGATTACAGCACAGGACTACGATAAAAAATACATTGTTAAATCCACCCAATGATCTAGCGCAGGCAATCACCAACACCCAGAGAAACATTGAGCTGCAACCAGATCATCCTCAACTTTATTTAGAATTGGCAGAGCTCTACTGCCAACAAGGTGAGTGGGTCGAATCCATTGCCTGTTACCTGAAAGCGATTAAGATTAAACCGGACTGTGAGGACTTTCACGAGCAGCTGTGGTACCTATTGTTGTCTGCTCAGATATCATCCCA includes:
- a CDS encoding HhoA/HhoB/HtrA family serine endopeptidase, producing MSSTKFSIWLRSISNYLLAILLGVLLTVGVYRVSPSKAAPVPSTDSVTPPLIAQQLLIPQQTTNSSFVTAAVNRVGSAVVRIDTERTVSRRVDPFFDDPFFRRFFGDDFSAQIPQERRLQGQGSGFIIDNSGILLTNAHVVENADKVTVTLKDGRKFNGQVKGVDEFTDLAVVKINGTSLPIASLGDSSQVQVGDWAIAVGNPLGLDNTVTLGIVSTIGRSSAQAGIPDKRLDFIQTDAAINPGNSGGPLLNATGEVIGINTAIRANAMGIGFAIPINKVKEISNKLAQGQKVVHPYIGVRMTTLTPELAQENNNDPNSVFLLPEVNGVLVVQVMPDTPAADAGMRRGDIIVQIDGRPVTNATQLQRLVENSGVNKVLEIKVRRGKQTTSVFVRTDALKNPT